Part of the Mauremys reevesii isolate NIE-2019 linkage group 4, ASM1616193v1, whole genome shotgun sequence genome is shown below.
ATAAATACAATGACACACAGGTTAATCATGCCCTACAGGAAAACACTCCCATGCACTAATCTGAGTGGCAAGCAGTGACCTGTGACTCTACTGTAAGAGAATCAGGGTGAAAATCATCTCAGTCTGAAGAGGTTATTCCTTAGCTAAAGAAGGGCTGAGAGTAAAGGAGTGTCAATCTTTCTACCCTCCTTGGGCAAAGGGAGATCTGTGGTTTGGCATGTCGGTTTGGGGTAAAGATGCTTATTCTGCTAATTAAACTCTTGGGCATTTAGCCTGTATGAAAACCCAGAGACACAATGGAAAGCACTGGCTTCGGTGACTATGTAATTGCCTATTTTTTCCAACCAAGGAGGTCGCTCCTTTAGCTGAAGAGGTAGGAGTTGAGACTCAGGCTTTCAGTGCTGGAGATCTTGAATTCATACCTGCTGATCCCCAtggtgtccgtgtgtgtgtgtgactgtaattCAGGACAATCGCACGTACCTGctgagaacagagagagagatgcgtTGGTGTTTCCCCAGCGACAGAAACTGCCAGTTTGGAGCATTCAGGAAGTTTTATACTGAGATGTGTGATATGTGGGACATGATTCCTAAAGCAACTGGGAATACCTGAGCTCAGAGAGCCATAACACCTAATTAATGGTCTCAGTGAACCAGAGCCATCTTGGTGTAATTGGTGCCCTGGGGATTAATTTGACCTACTCTTTCTTACAGTGTTATAAAATGATGCAATTTCTACCAGAGTTACAGTGTACGAGGATAGGGGTATATTTCATCCTGCTGTTTTCAGTGCAAGCCGGGTACTGCATAGAGCTGATCAACAAAGGGGGGTTGTTTGTGGAGACTGAAATCTTTTTGCTCGGAAATACCACAGGGGTGCATGAGATACCACACAGCACCAATCTCttctatgggccaggctcccacGCTGGATCACATCCCCCATGATGCATGATGGTCTCTCCTCTTGCTGAACTTCCCCGGAACATCATCAGAGTTCCGCAGCCACAGTTTAGGGATGAGGGGAGTTTGGTATTTTGATGGGAAGCTTATAATTTCCAGGTAGAAGATAATTTCATGGAAAAAATAGTTGAATGGAAAATCTAATTTCCCATGAAAAACATgtctcataaaaaaaatcaacaaatttGGAATCAAAGGAACAGAAAGTTAGATACAGGTGAAATGTACTAATTGTTTGCGGCTGTAACTGATACCTTCTCAGTCTTTCCTGGTTTCAAAATCACCTTATTGTCCTGGCCCAATACGTTGAATGTAAAACCCATAAAACATGTAAGAGTACTCCTTCCCTTGCTTGGTCACATCCCAAAGTAGGAAGGATAGGTTTACTCATTGTGCTTGATGGAGATGACGTGATGACCAGAGGAGCTCAGGAGGATACCACAGAGTGCTACAGATTTCTGCAGTTCACAGAACTATCCCTCTTGCTTGCATATTATCTGCACACAGAGCTCAGCTTCAAGATGCTAAATAAAGCTATGAGTCAACGAGAAATAGTCATGCTCTCATCGTAAATATTAATACAATATTTTTGATTATGTACAGTAACTCTCCACTTAACGTCctcttgcttaacattgttttgatcTTACTTTCCTGATCCATTACAGAAcctgctcgtttaaagttgtgcaatgctccgctataacgtcgtttggctgcctgctttgtccacagctggcagtcCCCGTATCAGCTCCCATACGCCCCCCCACAGCGCCTTCCGCTGGCAGACCCCACAGATCAGAGCCTtcaccctgctccccccacctcgcccacggcaatcagctggttaGCGGTGTTtaggaggcagggaagggagggggaggagcaaggacaggGCGTATGGAGTAAAGGGGTAGGACGTGCAGGAGAGAAGAGGCAAGTTAAGGGTGGGGGtttgagggaagaggtggaatgggcaGGCCGAGTgttgagccccccacccctggggcatCACAGTAGGGGAAGCTCCCGCTGCTGCTGTGCAACCTGCttctccttgcctgcctcattgtctgcagTGCCACTGGGCTGTGCCCGTGTTGGGTtaggcaggggcacctcccaatgCTTGCTCAGCAATGATGATTTTAGTATTAAACTGTTCctttaaaactgttttaaaaacttatacctgtattaaattgatttttaaaatattttttaaatgtatataatatcttttgtctggcaaaaagtttttccctggaacctaaccaccCCTGTTTACATTAaagctgcatttttcaggaacataactacaatgttaagtgaggagttacggTGCATAAAGTTACAAGATTACACAGTATCAGGTTATTAATACATGTTCCAAACTCGGGCTGGCAAACTGGTCTGTCTCAAACAAAGAAATGCGTGCTCTGCTTCATTTTTTATCTAAAGAGTAACCAAAGTCATCAAGGAGAAACGGAAACAATGGAAGCCCAAAAAGGTGAGGAAAAAACAGCAGGGAACCTCCTTCTACATAGACATTTTGTCTTCTGGTGCCAGGTGAAAATGTTTCTCAAAACGGGGAGAGGACTATGAAAAGAAGGGGCAGACATACAAAGGcaccgctctctctctctctctctctctctctctgactctgcCCACTGATTCACTGCATCTGAAGGGATAAAGGAAGCAGCCACTGGACTGGGGGAGGTGTCCTAACCtaagaagtttggtcagtaagactgctgaaagcatgtggtgaggaaacatttgctttgaattTCACCTTATTTGTTAACTTCTGTGCCTCCTTATTTGCACTCACTATCTCTGTAGTCAATAaactttggggtgtttttttgttttgttttatctaatccagtgtgttcaaATAGAAGTGTCTGAGACGCTAAGTTGCATAAATATTAGTGCTGTTAAAGAAATAATGGACAATGtaacttgtattgtccaggaggggACTGGGCAACACAGGGTGTACATTTTGGGAGGGAAATCAAAGACTGGGGAGCgtgctggggtcaccctgcagtataaccaagggtGGTGAGAGCCTGAGTGTAACCCAACTATTCCTggccaggctgcagttacacacacatgctcaggaTGTGATTTGTTTGTGATTGGCCCAGGTGGAAgccacttcagcaaggctttGCAAGGTTGCAGGCAGGTGCTGATTAGTCTGGGTTGGACCCTGGCATGTCACAGTCACCACCCTAGAAACTATCCCAGTAACATCAAAGGTGTGGTGCTGACAGACAGTAGTGTCCAATTGACATGGAAGGGTGAGTACACCATAGGGATGGGCCCATGCACTGATCCATGGGTGCAGATGCACAAGGACATTGTGATCATTACCTCCCCCCAAGGAGATCCATGGCAGACCCAGTGATGACTCTTCCTTTCTTCACTATGTTAGCAGAAATTTCCCCCAGGGGTGTGCAGGCTTGGCTGGTATTATCAGTGCTCCAGGGCATGTTGGTGCCCCCTTCTCCTAAGTGGTGCCAACCTGTGAGGCATTGCAGGGTTGATTGTATAAGGAGGAAAAATTGATAATACAAGTCAGCTCTATTCTTTGGTATAATCTGTGTGTGAGGGGTTACAAAGAATATacacaaagtcctgcttctctgaacACCAGTAGAAACAACCAACAGCCAACAATCTCCTTATTCAGAACCTACCAAGTCTGTCACTCCAGGTATGTGACCAGGAAACACTATGCCCCTACTTCCTCCAGGAATCATGCTCAGAACTCCTACTCCAGACTTCTAAGCCTTCTATGAACAggaggtgcctggggcagtcctcactgaaaatgccaaggtcagggcagacTCCAAAAAGTAGGAtattccccaaactggtggttaacaaaGATGATCTCTGCAACAACTCTGCAGATGCTACAACAAAATATCTCCAAGCATGCCAGCTCCCTCCCGattattttgttaattttatttcCTATAATTTATAGCCCATGAAACAGGGTGTGACGTTGCaacccataatgctttatagaaatatgcttatgaatgtaaatatgacataactaaaatatgttttatgctagatatgccatgtaacatatctctgcaaaggttatgatctactggatatattcttgagaaaagactattctctgTAAGTGCCTAATCAAGAAAAACTTAAGCTAACACCAATTCActtctgagctttcctgggaatttGGCGTCAGCGTGTAAGGAACCGAttcatgcatgggcatgtgacttgcccatgtcactccaaaactccatcttgaagCTGTATTCTGCATAGGAGACGGGAAAGGAGAAAGACCCACAAGAGATAGTATATAAGCCCCTGGGGaaactcctccattttgtcttcagctagcACAAAAGATAGCCTTTCCACCCCAAgcagatgcctgaaagaaactggtaCAAAGGAGtctgagtgattgctggacccataCTAGGAGGAAGTCTAGTCTGTTAAAGAGGCTTATTGGATCATCTCTGAGACTGAGATTCACCTGCGTATGGTTTTTACTGTCTTAGGCTTAGACTtgggtgttttatttttatatttttatttttttggtaattcactttgttctgtctgatattacttggagccacttaaatcctactttttgtatttaataaaatcactttttcttattaattaacccagagtatgtattaatacctggggggagggggcaaatagctgtgcatatctctctatcagttttatagagggcaaacaatttatgagtttagcctatataagctttatacagagtaaaacagatttatttggggtttggaccccattgggagctgggcatctgagtgttagagacaggaatactccttaagctgttttcagtgaagcctgcagcttgtgggggaccttgttcagacctgggtctgtgtttgcagcaggcaagtgtGTCTCTCTCAAACAAGGTAAAGTACTTAAGACCCAAGTTGGCAGGGAAAACATTCTCAGAGGTAGTCTAAGCACATCCggtggcagtcccaaaggggtttctgttaCCCAACCCATAACACAGAGTTTAGGAATAAATTGCAAAACAATGGGGGATGGCAGGAAGGATAGAACGAGAACTGATGGACTTCAATTGCAgcaaggatggtctaggttggACAACAGGAAAAACATCTCAACAGTGatggtggctaagcactggaataacttgtccaggaaggttgtggaatctccaccactgGAGACTTTggagagcaggttagacaaacacttgtcagggatgttctagataatacttcgaACTGCCTTGAATGCAAGGGAGTGGAaaagatgacctcttgaggtcccttccagtcctatgattctatgatctgacAAGGAgccctgcactgggaggaggggggatgccagcctgagcagtgggcagggcaaGGGACATGCACCTGCCTACACTTGACATTCAGCTCCACTGTACccccccacatgcacacacacagtgcccactgcacaacaaacacacacacagagacagagtgcccactacacacacacagcctgacaCTGAGCTTAATCAGAATACAGAATAATCTCTCCTGGGATGCTGGGATAGCTGGAATATTTCCAGCTAgcatgaacaaaaaaaaaaaaaaaccaaagagaACTGACGGGGATTCTGCTGCCCTAGCGGGGAGACAGGACTAGACTTCCCAATTGGTCTTTTCCATCTGCAGCTTCTCCGAAGCCTGGTTTATGCTTAAAATTAGATCAACAGAGCTCCGTCACACAGGACAGGAAAACTTTTCACACTCTGTGCGAGGCAGTTAGCTTGTACTGACCCTCAgtgtaattcttccattgactgaactactgcctctcagagacgTGGATTAACTACATCGAAGGAAAAACCTTTCCATCAATTTGAAAAGCATATACACTATGGCACTGCTGCACACCATAGCTGAGTCAATGTAATGGCCTTAGTATAGACATTCCCTGAATAGATGGGGGAGTTTTCTCCCTTCCTATTAAAgctatttttctctccttttccagtCACTCTTCTTCCTCCCTTGGTAAAGCTCTTTCCTTCTTTTGATAGGTAAATATGTTCAGAAAAGTTGAAATTTCTCCTCTCAGGATagttccttccttcccctcccatgaATGTCTCACTGTCATTTCAATTAAAGGCTGAAGTGCTCTGAAACTGACTTGTTTGCCCATGACTTGGTGGTACCTCCCTTTACTTACATTGAGTTGAGACGGAGGGAAGCAGTACCTGCTCAGAACCCTAAAATCAGACTTAGAgactaatttttccctgtttcCTAACCACACCAACATTACCCTTGAAACCTCTGTAGCTGCTTCCTTGGGTGGCAGAGGTTAAATTTGGGTTTGATGACTTTGAGATTTGATCCCTGGAGCATGTTTGCTCCCAGGACAACAAGTGTGCACAGCACATGCAATTAATGTTGTTGCCGTGTCTTTCCTTGTGGAAATGGAACACAGAGGGCCAGAGCATCAGCTGGTTTGTATTGCTGTTTCTGCCGAGAGGTCTTTTTAATATGATACAAAAACTGAGGTGAATGTATTACACTTTATTTGTTGGTCACCTCTCCAAATGTCGCTTTGTGTCCCAACGCTGGGAAATTACTTAAAGGTGTCTAGAAATGGGTGAATTTCTTCTGGACTAATAATTTATTGTCAAAACCAATACCGTTTGGATTGACCTGATACTATTCACAAAGTGTTACAAATACTCCTAAGAGCTTtgtcccttttacagactagtctccttctagtctgggtccagccaTCACTCACACcctctgtagttactgtcctttgtacTAGTTTCTTTCAGGTAGCCTCTCCAGCCCCAAAGGACAAAATGGAGGGTCTCCAAAGTGTTTAAATAGagtttctcttgtgggtggacacccctccctccccctgtgtagaatcccaactccaagatggagttttggagtcacatgggcaagtcacatatccatgcatgactcagttccttaccagccaagccacatgcCTGGGAAAGCTCACATGTGGATTGATGTCTCCAAGTTCACTGTTGGCTTAAATGTTTCTTGACGGGGCACTTATTGGGAATAATtttttctcaggaagctgaccaactgcttcactctggctatttaaaattaaacaagtacatAACCAATATTCacaactttgaatacaaaaatgatacaggaatacaaataggaggaatgtattcagtagatcagAATCTTTGCAgggatatgttacatggcatgtgtagcataaaacatattccaaccatgtcatatttacattcataagcatatttccataaagccttatggggtgcaacgtcacactggcgtcttacagtgacatgtgaccatgtcacctgatactggaatccatctggAAGGTGTTACTTTTCCAGAGGGACTGTAACAACAGAGGTGGGTGAGAACAGACTAAACCCAGGTCAGAAAAGGCATCGGACCTGAGAAGGATTTTACCTGAAGTAACGACGGGAGTGAGAAGTTAACATTTGAAACTTATTTctgagtgtattaagcttagccttgcatgttttgttttatttagctttgtgaattattttgttctgtctgttactacttaaaaccacttaaatcctactttttatacttaataaaatcacttttgtttatttataaactCAGTGTAAGTAATTgttactggggggagggaggaaagagttTTGTATATCTCTCTTGCAATGATATAGAGGGTGAACATTtatcattttaccctgtataagctttatacagattaAAATTGACTTGTTTGAGATTTTGATCCCATTGGGAGCTAGGTGTCTGCACACTGGAGACATGTATCCTGCTGAGCTGGTTTCAGTCTAGATCTGCAGTTTTGGGGGTGTggtccagaccctgggtctgtgttgcagcaggctagtgtgtctggctcagcaaggtaGGGGTCTGgaggcccaggctggcagggaaaacaggatcaGAGGCAATTTCAGCACATTAGGTGACAGTCCCAATAGGGGTTTCTTTGACAAACCTGTCACACTATGCACATGGATATGTCCCTGAGGGATGTGCTATTGCAATCCGGTtgctctcaatctctcctttCAAATTGTTCTACTGTGGATAACCAATTAAATAACCACTGGAACAGAGACGTGAAGTTGAGCATCTCACACTCTAGGTGGCTGCCCCTAGCCACCAGCTTGTAAATTATTCTCTTTTTCTGGACCTGTGATGCTTCCTGTGATTTGTCCACTGATCTGAGTTGTGGCCTGCAGACCTTGTTGGAATacaaacaaattaataataataacaatacaaTGATGAACAATACTCCCACGGGCTGTGTGAAATTATATTGCAATGGGCTGGGAATTGAATTCACCTGTTTCCACTCCCCATCACTAAACCAGTACAGAGTTAAACAGATTCAGGAATTGGTTAGGAGTTTATTCATTGTTTTCCTCAGGGCGTCCTTCACCTccgtgttcctcaggctgtagatgagggggttcaaCATGGGGATAACCACTGTGTAAAACACTGAGGCTACTTTGTCTGTGTCCATGGAATAGCTGGAGGTGGGACGCAAATACGTAAAGAGGAAGGTGCCAAAAAGCAGGACCACAGCAGTCAAGTGAAaactgcaggtggagaaggctttgtgcctCCCCTCGGCGGAGCGGATctgcaggatggtggaggtgATATAGACATAGGAGAGGAGGACAGTTACAAGGCTGCTCACTATAATGCAGCACACTAAAGTAAACATCACAATCTCATTGATGTGGGTGTCAGAACAGGAGAGCGCCAGCAGTGGAGGAAtatcacagaagaaatgattgatGATGTTGGAGCTGCAGTATGACAGCCGAAATGTAAAACACGTGTATATAATTGAATCCACCAATCCCACAGCAAACACCCCAGCCACCAGCTGTTTACAAAGCTGCCTGGACATGGTGACCATATAGTGCAGCGGCTTACAGATGGCCATGTAACGGTCATATGCCATCACAGCCAGCAAGAGACACTCAACATCTGAAAAAGCGACAAAGAGATACAATTGCACAGCGCAGGCAGAGTAAGAAATGCTTTTCCTCTCTgctaagaaattcagcagcatcttaGGGGAAATTATCGAGGATaagcagaggtcacagaaagacaaattactgaggaaaaagtacatgggggtgtggagtcgGGGATCAATCCTGATTAACAAGatcatccccccattccccaaCAGGGTGATACCATAAATCAGTAGGAACACCCCAAACAGTGGAACCTGCAGCTCCGGATGATCTGTCAGTCCTGAGAGAATGAACTCAGTCGCCTCCGagtgatttcccttttccatctcctctgaacaCAGATCAGGCAGCTGCAGAGATGTGGGCAGGTGGATGGTGCAGAAAACCTGTCCCTTCTCTGTAATGAAgtaagtgaagataaatggaCATCAGTTTCTCAAAGGATGTCAGTACCCACTGAGGGAAGAGCTTAGTCCACAGAGCCAGATGTTCACAGCTGGTCATTTCAGTTGTTTGATAAAATACACACTGCATAAATAGAATGACACACAGGTTAATCAAACCCCACACAGGGACACTCCTGTTCACTAATCTGTGCAGCAAACAGTGACTTGTGACTCTGCTGTAAGACAATCAGGGTGAAAACCATCTTAGTCTGAAGAGATTATCTGTTAGCTAAAGAAGGGGTGAGAGGAAAGGAGTGTCAATCTTTCCACCCTCCCTGAGCAAGGTGTGTTCTGTGGCATGGCAGGTCGGTTTCAGGTAAAGTTGTttactgtgctaataaagttttTTGGCATTTACTTTAGCCCGTATGAAAACCCAGAGACACACTGGaaagcactggcttcagtgaaTATATAATTGGCTATTTTTCCAAACAAGGAAGACACTCGGTTAGCCAAAGGGGTAGAAGTTGGGGCTGAGGCTTTTAATGCTGGAGGTCTTGAATTCAATACCTGCTGATCACCATCGTGTCTGCGTGTTTCTGAGACTGTAATTCAGGACAATCGCACATacctgctgagaagagagagagagatgtggtggCGTTTCCTCATTGTCAGAAACTGCCAGTTTGGAGCATTCGGGAAGTTTTATGGTGAGATTTATGATCTATGAGACATGATTCCTGAAGCAATTGGGAATACCTGAGCTCAGAGAGCTCTAACAACTAATTAATGGGTTCAGTGAACCAAAGCCACCTTGGTGTATTTCATGCCCTGGGGATTAATTCAGCCCACTCTTTCCTACTGTATTATTAAATGATGTAATTTCTACCAGAGTTACAGGTTAGGGGTATATTTCATCCTGCTGTTTTCATTGCAAGCCGGGTACTGCATAGAACTGATCCACAAAGGGGATTTGTTTGTGGAGACTGAAAGCTTTTTTCCTTGGAAATAACACGGGGGGTGTATCAGATACCACACACCAGCAATCTCTTGAATGGGCCAGGCTCCTAGGCTGGACTACATCCCCCATGATCCATGATGGTCTCTTCTCTAGCTGAACTGCCCTGGAACATCACCAGAGTCCTACAGCCATGGTTTAGGGAGGAGGGGAGTTTGTCTTTTTGATGGAAATCTTATAATTTCCAGGGAAAAGATaatttcatggaaaaaaaatagttcaaTTGAAAATCCAATTTCCAATCAAAAAAACTTCTCAAAATTTTTTTCAACCAGTCTTAGCAACAAGTCTGGTATCAAAGGAACAGAAAGTTAGATACACCTGAAACATACTGATTGTTTCAGAATCAACTCATTGTCCCAACCCCAATAGGTGAAATGTAAAACCTATAAGACATGTAACAGTACTCCAGATTAGCTACTCcagattatctatctatctatctatctatcacatGCCAATCACCATGGTATTCTATGTCCTTCCCTTGCTAGGTTATTCCCCAAAGTAGGAAGGAAGGATAGGTTCATGCATTGTGCTTGATGGAGACCACATGATGACCAGAGGAGCTCAGGAGGAGACCACAGCCATCTGCTCTCCATTGTTAATTTGGTGCTTCTCTGTAAAACAGGAAATCCATGTTCAGATTGAACGTTTCGTGCAGCACAAATATCGAGGTCATTTATTGTGCATACTAAACCTagataaaatatacatttttaaaagttcataGGTATGGAGGAAGAAGAAGACAGCAAAACAAAGCCACACACAAACAAGTCACAACACTGAAAATATGAAGGGAAGTAAAACATCAAGTGGTTGGTGATGGGTAATTAAATGAGTGTTTAGGACCCCCACAGTGCAGGTGCATCAGAGCCCTGTAGAAACAGGCAAAGTTCTCCTGGTTTCACACTGTGTGTGTCACCAACTCAAAAACTCAGAGTAGACTGACTTATTACGTTTTTACATGCTCTGCAGGACAATAACACATAGCTTTGGTGTTTGAAGAGAGATCCCTACTTCAAAGAGCTTGCAAATAAGGTCTTTATCCTTCAAAACACTTAGCACCCCCACCAAACCTAGTGCTGCTTGCTACTTATGAGTCAATGGGAATACTCTGAAAAGCCAAAACTATACTAGAGAGCAAAGATCTGGCCTGAATGGTTTCCAATACCTCTCCCCAAACAAATGCTAAAACGTAATGGGAATCACTTTTAATGTATGTCTTATaatgtatcatttgaaaactcataatttgctgatcagtattgtcctgataaaaaaGGTGAGGAAAAAGCAGAAAGGAAACATCCTTGCACATAGATATTTTGTCTCCAGGTAACCAGGTGGAAATGTTTCTCATAAGGAGGATCGGATTATAAAAAGACACCACTtactctccctctctttctctgccTGTTGATTCACTGCATCTGAAGGGATAAAGGAAGCAGCCGTTGGACTGGGGGAGGTGTCCTGACCtaagaagtttggtcagtaagactgctggaaGCATGTGGGGATAATGCTTTTGCTTTGAATTTCACATTATTTGTTAACTTAGGCACAAGTTGCATTCCAGCTTTGGACTGACTTTCCATAGCTCTGCCTCCACAGATTGCTGATGGGCAATTTTGACAATAATTTCTCCTAGTACCAGTTCAGACTTAATCATGCTGGAGACATATTGTATCCATTCATACTTATAGGCATCATAGAATtgtaagggacctcagaaggtcatctagtccaaccccctgctaaaagcagggccattccccaggcagatttttaccc
Proteins encoded:
- the LOC120403415 gene encoding olfactory receptor 1019-like isoform X2; its protein translation is MQILKEMEKGNHSEATEFILSGLTDHPELQVPLFGVFLLIYGITLLGNGGMILLIRIDPRLHTPMYFFLSNLSFCDLCLSSIISPKMLLNFLAERKSISYSACAVQLYLFVAFSDVECLLLAVMAYDRYMAICKPLHYMVTMSRQLCKQLVAGVFAVGLVDSIIYTCFTFRLSYCSSNIINHFFCDIPPLLALSCSDTHINEIVMFTLVCCIIVSSLVTVLLSYVYITSTILQIRSAEGRHKAFSTCSFHLTAVVLLFGTFLFTYLRPTSSYSMDTDKVASVFYTVVIPMLNPLIYSLRNTEVKDALRKTMNKLLTNS
- the LOC120403415 gene encoding olfactory receptor 1019-like isoform X1 — protein: MLQTGKEMEKGNHSEATEFILSGLTDHPELQVPLFGVFLLIYGITLLGNGGMILLIRIDPRLHTPMYFFLSNLSFCDLCLSSIISPKMLLNFLAERKSISYSACAVQLYLFVAFSDVECLLLAVMAYDRYMAICKPLHYMVTMSRQLCKQLVAGVFAVGLVDSIIYTCFTFRLSYCSSNIINHFFCDIPPLLALSCSDTHINEIVMFTLVCCIIVSSLVTVLLSYVYITSTILQIRSAEGRHKAFSTCSFHLTAVVLLFGTFLFTYLRPTSSYSMDTDKVASVFYTVVIPMLNPLIYSLRNTEVKDALRKTMNKLLTNS